The Mangifera indica cultivar Alphonso chromosome 8, CATAS_Mindica_2.1, whole genome shotgun sequence genome has a window encoding:
- the LOC123223161 gene encoding uncharacterized protein LOC123223161, with the protein MSVLQYPDTLDGQELHIWNNAAFDNGESEDSKAIKGSWSNLQSVYVNQSLESDFSKENLSPGLAKSPVSSSLKSFGLFKPLQMNTSIKNSQTKPVKTVSKMMGSKNGVEEQEEEEEKRDEKKIDMEIEEIEKEISRLSSRLHVLRLEKIELKSKAIEKRGRIVPAKFMEKQQGFKNLETMKKSDEDLLSSAKSKFNRRGVSLGPAEIFSAAKSRQSLGKPNIITPVQSTQSRRKSCFWKLQEIDELRVTKERGKSSSLSPKSRKTAAAKILPPKQAMSTLGSKKNVKRDSGMLSLIQPKELFRDGEKSAASKKPMKPGRIVASRYNQITNDSRKRSLENDKEEESNGCDKRYLSRREKKKWEIPSEVVVYKGSSPPSISKIGDELPKIKTIQCVDQSSRDSGAAKRVAELAGRKSYFFAANEEETEEEGSVCQTLSFDENGFEEF; encoded by the coding sequence ATGAGTGTTCTTCAATACCCAGACACGCTTGATGGGCAAGAGCTTCATATATGGAACAATGCGGCCTTTGACAATGGAGAATCTGAAGACTCCAAAGCAATTAAGGGTTCTTGGTCTAATTTGCAATCAGTATACGTGAATCAGTCTCTTGAGTCGGATTTTAGCAAAGAGAATCTGAGTCCTGGTTTGGCGAAATCTCCTGTTTCTTCGTCTCTTAAATCATTCGGGCTCTTTAAGCCTCTTCAAATGAATACTTCTATCAAAAACTCGCAAACGAAGCCAGTGAAGACCGTTTCTAAAATGATGGGATCAAAGAATGGAGttgaagaacaagaagaagaagaggaaaagcGCGATGAGAAAAAGATTGATATGGAAATTGAGGAGATTGAAAAGGAGATCAGTCGCTTATCATCAAGACTCCACGTTCTTCGGCTTGAAAAGATTGAGTTAAAATCGAAGGCTATTGAAAAGCGTGGAAGAATCGTGCCTGCAAAATTCATGGAGAAGCAACAGGGTTTCAAGAATCTAGAGACAATGAAAAAGAGTGATGAAGACTTACTTTCAAGCGCCAAATCAAAGTTTAATCGAAGAGGAGTCAGTTTAGGGCCGGCTGAGATTTTCTCTGCAGCTAAATCAAGACAATCTTTGGGCAAGCCAAATATTATCACTCCTGTTCAATCAACACAGAGTCGCCGCAAATCTTGTTTCTGGAAGTTGCAAGAGATCGATGAATTAAGGGTGACAAAAGAGAGAGGAAAGAGCTCAAGTCTTAGCCCAAAATCGCGCAAAACGGCAGCGGCCAAGATTCTGCCTCCAAAACAAGCTATGTCAACTTTAGGGTCTAAAAAGAATGTGAAGAGAGACAGTGGAATGCTTTCGCTTATTCAGCCTAAGGAGCTTTTCAGAGATGGAGAAAAATCAGCTGCAAGTAAGAAGCCAATGAAACCTGGAAGAATAGTTGCTAGCCGTTACAATCAGATAACAAATGATTCTCGTAAAAGGTCATTAGAGaatgataaagaagaagagagtAATGGGTGTGATAAGCGGTACCTTTCGCgtagagagaagaagaaatgggAAATTCCTAGTGAGGTGGTGGTTTATAAGGGATCGTCTCCTCCATCCATTTCGAAAATAGGTGATGAATTGCCAAAGATCAAAACCATTCAATGTGTTGATCAGAGTTCAAGGGATTCTGGGGCAGCCAAAAGAGTGGCTGAATTGGCTGGGAGGAAATCTTACTTTTTTGCTGCTAATGAGGAAGAGACAGAGGAGGAGGGTTCTGTTTGTCAGACTTTGAGTTTTGATGAAAATGGCTTTGAGGAATTTTAA
- the LOC123222414 gene encoding uncharacterized protein LOC123222414: MMLSTVFSSPHQTLKPSFLPHLKTNSFSRSALQNHDQIVPCPSCSTKIRSHEPSLSSSFLGFSRIKRFGLSYSRQWSFSVKSGKGDGGESKNSNGSSEEAENLARGESTMPERFRYLTKQAPDRPLRWPWFVALAFLTYTWRAVLFELGNWRKTALSVAQFVGYLLRFILARIFHFIGDPLTFLIRCVETAIYSIRAFYSRILAYAPIPELTVIIILASAVLAIAEAAVPDAVSSQPHLLTLAGLIGYAAVRSYISEPFLWTLLLGMYGYSRLIKKKDDVTSALPVAAVLAAIGEPWIRIVVVALYIALAISHHYKKLSEGKEEVEVLATDRKVPLPLLGAALAIGIRVAAKWAGYRHLTWMTV; this comes from the exons ATGATGCTTTCAACCGTTTTCTCCTCTCCCCACCAAACCCTTAAACCCTCTTTCCTACCTCACCTCAAAACCAATTCATTTTCTCGATCCGCTCTTCAAAACCATGACCAAATTGTTCCATGTCCTTCTTGTTCAACCAAAATTCGTTCTCATGAACCATCACTTAGCTCTAGTTTCCTTGGATTTTCCCGAATCAAAAGATTCGGTTTGTCATATAGCAGACAGTGGAGTTTTTCAGTGAAGTCAGGGAAGGGAGACGGAGGGGAGAGTAAGAACAGTAATGGAAGTTCCGAAGAAGCTGAAAATTTGGCTAGAGGCGAGAGTACAATGCCTGAACGGTTCAGGTACTTGACCAAACAAGCACCTGATCGACCTTTGAGGTGGCCTTGGTTTGTTG CACTTGCATTTCTTACATATACATGGAGGGCAGTTCTGTTCGAACTGGGTAATTGGAGAAAGACTGCACTGAGTGTTGCTCAATTTGTTGGATACCTCCTGAGATTCATCTTAGCTCGTATCTTCCATTTCATAGGAGATCCACTTACTTTCCTGATCAGATGTGTAGAAACTGCTATCTATAGCATCCGAGCATTCTACTCCAGGATTTTGGCATATGCTCCTATCCCTGAATTGACTGTGATTATCATACTTGCATCAGCCGTTCTTGCCATTGCAGAAGCTGCTGTTCCAGATGCTGTCAGCAGCCAGCCACATCTTCTTACATTAGCTGGCCTAATTGGCTATGCTGCTGTAAGAAGCTACATCTCCGAGCCATTCCTCTGGACACTTCTGCTGGGAATGTATGGTTACTCAcgattaattaaaaagaaggaTGATGTTACATCTGCATTACCTGTTGCAGCTGTTTTAGCTGCCATTGGCGAGCCATGGATTAGAATTGTGGTGGTGGCTCTGTACATAGCTCTAGCTATTTCTCACCATTACAAGAAGCTTTCAGAAGGAAAGGAGGAAGTTGAAGTATTAGCAACTGACAGGAAGGTTCCATTGCCATTGCTAGGTGCTGCCTTGGCCATTGGAATCCGTGTTGCTGCTAAGTGGGCAGGGTATCGGCACTTGACGTGGATGACAGTATGA
- the LOC123224227 gene encoding protein TIC 20-I, chloroplastic-like, which yields MANGVAVRVSAQSCGIVLKPSPVLPPVTLAANSSSMYKNVIGERVSQTLRSYKRSLVAHNSIVSDYPILLNSRSSQGSPKDHLLSTGNPVSQISSTSSPFLGRDQGVVSHTNFILPRRSMSPRPHKVAARDVFGFHLPVITEKRECWWRTLAFIPYLVALQISDVGFYLQPFTETL from the exons ATGGCCAATGGTGTTGCGGTTAGGGTCTCCGCCCAGAGCTGCGGTATCGTTCTCAAGCCTTCTCCCGTCCTCCCTCCTGTGACACTTGCCGCAAACAGCTCTTCTAT GTATAAAAATGTGATTGGAGAAAGAGTTTCCCAGACCTTGAGGTCTTATAAACGCTCACTTGTAGCACACAATTCAATTGTGTCGGATTACCCCATTCTGTTAAATAGCAGAAGTTCACAGGGATCCCCAAAAGATCACTTGTTGTCTACAG GAAATCCAGTCTCTCAAATTTCTTCAACATCTAGCCCCTTTTTAGGCAGGGACCAAGGCGTGGTGTCACACACAAACTTTATTTTACCAAGGCGTAGCATGTCTCCGAGACCCCATAAAGTAGCAGCAAGGGATGTGTTTGGTTTTCACCTACCAGTTATAACTGAGAAACGAGAATGCTGGTGGAGGACTTTAGCATTTATACCCTACTTAGTAGCTTTGCAGATATCTGATGTTGGATTTTATCTCCAACCCTTTACAGAAACACTATGA